In Xenorhabdus poinarii G6, the following are encoded in one genomic region:
- the oppA gene encoding oligopeptide ABC transporter substrate-binding protein OppA — MVNTTKKRLAVGITVALSMMMGGTAFAAQVPAGVQLADSAKQVFVRNNGSEPQSLDPHKIEGVPESNIARDLFETLVINDPDGKIIPGVAERWENKDFQVWTFHLRKDAKWSNGDPVTAQDFVYSWRRISDPNTASPYASFLQYAHIINIDDIIKGKQKPEALGIKALDDHTLQLTLSEPVPYLVRLLVHPTTSPVPRATIEKYGERWTQPQNFVGNGAYKLKSWVINERLVLERSPTYWDDKKTIINQVTVLPISSEITDVNRYRAGEIEMTYENLPVELFQKLKKEIPEQLKSNPKLCTYYYEINNAKPPLNDPRVRTALKLGMDRDLITNKVKNQGDLPAYGYTPPYIHDFKDEKPDWYTKLNQQQRNEEAKKLLAEAGFTKDNPLKIKLLYNTSDLHKKLAIAAASIWKKNIGVDVSLENQEWKTFLDSRHQGNYDIARAGWCADYNEASSFLNPMLSNSSNNTSHYKSQEFDALMKKSLQVKTDEERAEVYAKANAQLDKDSVIVPIFYYTNTRFLKPYVGGYTGKDPLDNFHTKDLYIIKH; from the coding sequence ATGGTAAATACAACGAAGAAAAGGCTTGCTGTTGGTATAACAGTCGCACTGAGCATGATGATGGGAGGGACGGCCTTTGCAGCGCAAGTACCTGCGGGTGTGCAACTTGCCGATTCAGCAAAACAGGTATTTGTTCGCAATAATGGGTCTGAACCACAATCATTAGATCCGCATAAAATTGAAGGTGTACCGGAATCTAACATTGCGCGTGATTTATTTGAAACGCTGGTGATCAATGATCCTGACGGTAAGATTATCCCAGGTGTTGCCGAACGTTGGGAGAATAAAGATTTTCAAGTTTGGACATTCCATTTACGTAAAGATGCAAAATGGTCTAATGGTGACCCTGTCACTGCTCAGGATTTTGTTTACAGCTGGCGCCGGATATCCGATCCAAATACGGCCTCCCCTTACGCCAGTTTCCTTCAATATGCCCATATTATTAATATTGACGATATCATCAAAGGTAAACAAAAGCCTGAGGCACTGGGCATTAAGGCATTAGATGACCATACCCTACAATTAACACTCAGTGAACCCGTTCCTTATTTAGTCCGCTTACTCGTTCACCCGACGACATCGCCAGTCCCTCGTGCAACCATAGAAAAATATGGTGAGCGGTGGACACAACCGCAAAATTTTGTCGGTAATGGGGCTTATAAACTGAAAAGTTGGGTGATTAACGAACGTCTTGTCCTGGAGCGTAGCCCGACGTATTGGGATGACAAAAAAACGATCATTAATCAGGTGACTGTCCTGCCTATTTCTTCGGAAATTACCGACGTTAACCGCTATCGGGCCGGCGAAATTGAGATGACCTATGAAAATTTGCCGGTTGAATTGTTCCAAAAATTGAAAAAAGAGATCCCCGAACAGTTGAAATCCAATCCGAAATTATGCACTTACTACTACGAAATTAATAATGCAAAGCCACCACTTAACGATCCTCGCGTACGTACTGCATTGAAACTGGGTATGGATAGAGATCTGATCACGAATAAGGTGAAAAATCAGGGGGATTTACCTGCTTATGGCTATACGCCACCCTATATTCATGATTTTAAAGATGAAAAACCGGACTGGTACACTAAATTAAATCAGCAACAGCGTAACGAAGAAGCTAAAAAATTGTTGGCCGAAGCCGGATTTACCAAAGATAACCCGCTGAAGATTAAATTACTGTATAACACCTCAGATCTGCATAAAAAATTAGCGATTGCGGCGGCTTCCATTTGGAAAAAGAATATCGGTGTTGACGTTTCTCTCGAAAACCAGGAATGGAAAACGTTCCTCGATTCCCGCCATCAGGGTAATTATGACATTGCCCGTGCAGGGTGGTGTGCTGACTACAACGAAGCCTCCTCTTTCCTGAACCCTATGTTATCCAATAGCAGTAATAATACCTCACACTATAAGAGCCAAGAATTTGATGCATTAATGAAAAAATCATTGCAAGTCAAAACGGATGAAGAACGCGCGGAAGTGTATGCCAAAGCCAATGCACAATTAGATAAAGATTCTGTCATTGTTCCGATTTTTTACTATACAAACACTCGTTTTTTAAAACCTTATGTCGGTGGTTATACCGGAAAAGATCCCTTGGATAATTTCCATACCAAAGATCTATACATAATAAAACATTAG
- the oppB gene encoding oligopeptide ABC transporter permease OppB, with amino-acid sequence MLKFILRRCLEAIPTLFILITISFFMMRLAPGSPFTGERKLPPEVMANIEAKYHLNDPIYKQYFHYLIQLSKGDFGPSFKYKDYSVNDLVAEALPVSAKLGFAAFMMAIIFGVSAGVIAALNQNTKWDYTVMGFAMTGVVIPSFVVAPLLVLIFAIVLKWLPGGGWNGGTPKYMLLPMVALSLSYIASISRITRGSMIEVLHSNFIRTARAKGLPLRTIILRHALKPALLPVISYMGPAFVGIITGSMVIETIFGLPGLGQLFVNGALNRDYSLVLSLTILVGSLTIMFNAIVDVLYAVIDPKIRY; translated from the coding sequence ATGTTAAAATTTATCTTACGCCGCTGCTTAGAGGCGATCCCGACACTGTTTATACTTATTACGATTTCGTTTTTTATGATGCGGCTTGCACCGGGTAGCCCATTCACGGGGGAAAGAAAGCTGCCGCCAGAAGTGATGGCAAACATTGAAGCGAAATATCACCTGAATGATCCCATCTATAAACAATATTTCCACTACCTAATCCAGCTTTCCAAAGGAGATTTTGGCCCTTCATTTAAATATAAAGACTACAGTGTCAATGATTTAGTTGCAGAGGCTTTACCTGTTTCGGCTAAATTGGGATTTGCGGCTTTTATGATGGCAATCATATTTGGGGTCAGTGCAGGCGTGATTGCTGCATTAAATCAGAATACCAAATGGGATTACACGGTGATGGGATTTGCCATGACCGGGGTGGTCATACCCAGCTTTGTCGTTGCCCCCTTATTAGTTTTGATATTTGCCATAGTATTAAAATGGCTACCAGGAGGAGGCTGGAATGGCGGAACACCTAAATATATGCTCTTGCCGATGGTCGCACTTTCCCTTTCTTATATTGCCAGCATCTCCCGTATTACCCGCGGTTCCATGATCGAAGTCTTACATTCCAACTTTATTCGTACGGCTCGGGCTAAAGGTTTGCCATTAAGAACGATTATTCTTCGCCATGCCCTGAAGCCAGCGCTATTGCCTGTCATTTCTTATATGGGACCTGCCTTTGTCGGCATTATTACCGGCTCTATGGTGATCGAAACTATTTTCGGTTTACCTGGATTGGGGCAATTGTTCGTTAATGGCGCATTGAACCGTGACTACTCACTGGTACTCAGTTTGACGATTCTGGTGGGGAGTCTGACGATTATGTTTAATGCCATCGTCGATGTGCTGTATGCCGTCATTGATCCAAAAATTCGTTACTAA
- the oppC gene encoding oligopeptide ABC transporter permease OppC, with protein sequence MLLNKKNSQALENFSEQLEIEGRSLWQDARRRFAHNKAAMTSLCVLLLITLFVIFAPMLSQFTYDDTDWSMMTMPPDFASGHYFGTDSSGRDLLVRVAIGGRISLMVGIAAALIAVLLGTLYGATSGYLGGKIDIIMMRLLEILNSFPFMFFVILLVTFFGQNILLIFVAIGMVSWLDMARIVRGQTLSLKRKEFIEAALVCGVSSRHIVLRHIVPNVLGVVVVYASLLVPSMILFESFLSFLGLGTQEPLSSWGALLSDGANSMEVASWLLLFPAGFLVMTLFCFNFIGDGLRDALDPKDR encoded by the coding sequence ATGTTACTGAATAAAAAAAATAGCCAAGCGCTGGAAAATTTTTCTGAGCAGCTGGAAATTGAAGGTCGCAGCTTGTGGCAGGATGCACGCCGGCGTTTTGCGCATAACAAAGCAGCGATGACGAGTTTATGTGTTCTATTATTGATTACATTATTTGTCATCTTTGCCCCCATGTTGTCCCAATTTACTTACGACGATACCGATTGGAGTATGATGACGATGCCACCAGATTTTGCATCCGGGCATTATTTTGGCACTGACTCATCGGGACGTGATCTGTTGGTACGCGTTGCTATTGGTGGACGTATTTCATTAATGGTTGGCATTGCTGCCGCGTTGATTGCCGTGTTATTGGGCACCTTATATGGTGCGACATCAGGTTATCTCGGTGGCAAAATTGATATTATCATGATGCGTTTGTTGGAAATTCTTAACTCTTTCCCATTCATGTTCTTCGTTATCCTTCTGGTGACTTTCTTCGGCCAAAACATCCTGTTAATTTTCGTGGCGATAGGCATGGTTTCATGGCTGGACATGGCACGTATTGTGCGTGGCCAGACATTGAGTTTAAAGCGCAAGGAATTTATTGAAGCCGCGTTGGTTTGTGGTGTTTCAAGCCGTCATATTGTTCTGCGTCATATCGTTCCAAACGTCTTGGGCGTCGTGGTGGTTTATGCCTCATTACTTGTCCCCAGTATGATCTTGTTTGAATCCTTTCTGAGCTTCCTTGGTCTGGGAACTCAGGAACCCCTCAGCAGTTGGGGCGCCTTATTAAGTGATGGTGCAAACTCAATGGAAGTGGCTTCGTGGTTACTGCTATTTCCGGCGGGCTTTCTGGTCATGACCCTGTTTTGTTTTAACTTTATTGGTGACGGCCTGCGAGATGCCCTCGACCCGAAAGACCGTTAA
- a CDS encoding ABC transporter ATP-binding protein — translation MNSVETSKNVASLLSVKELNVVFNTPDGHVTAVNKLNFDLQAGETLGIVGESGSGKSQTAFALMGLLASNGAVSGSAIFNGRDILNLNEKALNRMRAEEISMIFQDPMTSLNPYMRVGDQLTEVLMLHKNMGKSEAFEESIRMLDAVKMSESRKRMKMYPHEFSGGMRQRVMIAMALLCQPKLLIADEPTTALDVTVQAQIMTLLNELKKEFNTAIIMITHDLGVVAGICDKVLVMYAGRTMEYGTARDVFYHPTHPYSIGLLNAVPRLDDHEESLETIPGNPPNLLRLPKGCPFQPRCQFATERCACEEPQLEKFGPGRLRACFRVQEELV, via the coding sequence ATGAATAGCGTAGAAACTTCAAAAAATGTTGCATCACTCTTATCGGTAAAAGAGCTGAATGTGGTATTCAATACACCTGACGGTCATGTAACGGCTGTGAACAAACTGAACTTTGACTTACAGGCCGGAGAAACGTTGGGGATTGTGGGGGAATCTGGCTCGGGTAAATCACAGACAGCATTTGCGTTAATGGGGTTGTTGGCCAGTAATGGTGCTGTCAGTGGTTCGGCGATTTTTAATGGCCGGGACATACTGAATCTGAATGAAAAAGCGCTGAACCGAATGCGGGCAGAAGAGATTTCGATGATATTTCAAGATCCCATGACTTCCCTTAACCCGTATATGCGGGTCGGTGATCAATTAACCGAAGTCCTGATGTTGCATAAAAATATGGGTAAAAGCGAGGCTTTTGAAGAATCTATCCGTATGTTGGATGCCGTTAAGATGTCGGAATCGCGTAAACGGATGAAAATGTACCCACATGAATTTTCGGGGGGTATGCGTCAACGCGTCATGATTGCAATGGCGCTCTTATGCCAACCGAAGTTACTGATTGCTGATGAACCGACAACGGCATTAGACGTCACGGTTCAGGCTCAGATCATGACGTTGCTTAACGAACTGAAAAAAGAATTTAATACTGCCATCATTATGATTACACATGATCTGGGCGTGGTCGCAGGTATTTGTGACAAAGTATTAGTGATGTATGCGGGGAGAACGATGGAATATGGTACAGCGCGTGACGTGTTTTACCATCCGACACATCCATACTCAATTGGATTGCTGAATGCAGTTCCTCGTCTGGACGATCATGAAGAATCATTAGAAACAATCCCGGGTAATCCACCTAATTTGTTGCGTTTGCCGAAGGGATGTCCATTCCAGCCACGTTGCCAATTTGCCACTGAACGTTGTGCTTGTGAAGAACCTCAGTTAGAAAAATTCGGCCCTGGGCGCTTGCGTGCCTGCTTCAGAGTTCAGGAGGAATTAGTATGA
- the oppF gene encoding murein tripeptide/oligopeptide ABC transporter ATP binding protein OppF produces MSAIAEKRVLLEVDDLKVYFDIKDEKQWFWQQAKTLKAVDGVTLRLYEGETLGVVGESGCGKSTFARAVIGLVKASGGAVSWLGQNLLDMNDKQWRDIRNDIQMIFQDPLASLNPRMTIGDIIAEPLKTYYPRMKNEEAKEKVKKMMMRVGLLPNLINRYPHEFSGGQCQRIGIARALILEPKLVICDEPVSALDVSIQAQVVNLLQELQREMGLSLIFIAHDLSIVKHISDRVLVMYLGNAVELGTYDEVYHNPLHPYTRALMSAVPIPDPDKERNKQIELLEGELPSPINPPSGCVFRTRCPMADAECAKTRPLLEGSFKHAVSCLKVDPL; encoded by the coding sequence ATGAGCGCCATAGCTGAAAAACGGGTTTTATTGGAAGTCGATGATCTCAAAGTTTATTTTGATATTAAAGATGAAAAACAATGGTTCTGGCAGCAGGCAAAAACCTTAAAGGCAGTAGACGGTGTTACTTTAAGGCTCTACGAAGGGGAAACATTAGGCGTAGTGGGGGAATCCGGTTGCGGGAAATCAACCTTTGCCAGAGCTGTGATTGGGTTAGTTAAAGCGTCTGGTGGCGCAGTGTCATGGCTTGGCCAAAACTTGCTGGATATGAATGACAAGCAATGGCGGGATATTCGCAATGATATCCAGATGATTTTTCAGGATCCGCTAGCATCGCTGAATCCACGTATGACCATCGGCGATATTATTGCCGAGCCATTAAAAACGTATTATCCCAGAATGAAAAATGAGGAAGCCAAAGAAAAAGTTAAAAAGATGATGATGCGGGTTGGGTTATTGCCTAACCTGATAAACCGTTATCCTCATGAATTTTCTGGCGGGCAATGTCAGCGTATTGGTATTGCTCGCGCCTTGATTCTGGAGCCTAAGTTAGTTATCTGTGATGAACCTGTTTCAGCACTGGATGTGTCCATTCAGGCGCAAGTTGTTAACTTGTTACAAGAATTACAGCGGGAAATGGGGCTTTCACTGATCTTTATTGCGCATGACTTATCGATAGTCAAACATATATCCGACCGGGTCTTGGTGATGTACTTAGGTAATGCGGTCGAGCTGGGTACTTATGACGAGGTCTACCATAATCCGTTACATCCATATACCCGTGCGCTTATGTCAGCGGTGCCGATCCCTGATCCAGACAAAGAGCGCAATAAACAGATTGAATTATTGGAAGGCGAGTTACCTTCACCGATTAATCCTCCTTCTGGATGTGTATTCCGCACCCGTTGTCCAATGGCGGATGCTGAATGTGCGAAGACCCGGCCATTGCTGGAGGGAAGCTTTAAACATGCCGTGTCTTGTTTGAAGGTTGATCCGCTCTAA
- a CDS encoding HI1450 family dsDNA-mimic protein, with product MPLDLNNRMTEDEALEKAYDIFLEQALANLDPADSLLFNLQFEERGGAELQTPSDAWFEYVDFDLNPDFFAEVIIGLAESDDADIDDIFARILICREKSHPIYHILWKK from the coding sequence ATGCCGTTGGACTTAAACAATCGAATGACTGAAGATGAGGCGCTTGAAAAAGCTTACGATATCTTTTTGGAACAAGCCCTTGCTAATCTCGATCCAGCTGATAGCCTATTGTTTAATCTGCAATTTGAAGAACGGGGCGGCGCTGAATTGCAAACACCTTCAGACGCCTGGTTTGAATACGTTGATTTTGATTTAAATCCGGATTTTTTTGCAGAAGTTATTATTGGGTTGGCTGAATCAGATGATGCCGACATTGATGATATCTTTGCCCGTATCTTGATCTGCCGGGAAAAATCTCATCCTATTTACCATATCTTGTGGAAAAAATAA